The Pandoraea vervacti DNA window TAATTCGTTTGAAGTATATAGCCTTTTCATTACAGTGGGGGCCACTGTTTCGATAACGTTATTCCTTACAGGCATTTAGGACCTACCAGGAACGTCATTCATGTCGCTGTGGCTCGAACCCCTTTCCGGACTTGGCGTCGGCCTGCTGGTCGGCCTGACCGGTGTGGGCGGCGGCTCGCTGATGACGCCTTTGCTCACACTCGTGCTGGGCTACGCCGCACCGGTCGCCGTGGGCACCGATCTGGCGTTCGCCGCCATCACGAAGAGTTTCGGGACGCTCGCGCATCGCTCGCACGGTCACGTGAAGTGGCACATCGTGCGGCGGCTCGCGCTCGGCGCGGTGCCGGCGGCGCTCGTCGCCATCCTTTTCCTGAAGCACCTGGGGGGTATCGACGAGGTTGCGCTGCACGTCATCAAGCTGACGATTGCGGCCTCGGTCCTGCTCACGGTGCTCTCGCTGCTGTTTCGCGCCCGGCTGCTGGCGACGCTGCGCGCCCATCCAAACTGGCAACTGACGGGACGCCCGCAAGCCGTTGCCACCGTTGTCGTGGGGGCGCTCCTCGGTGGGCTCGTGACGATTTCCTCGATTGGCGCCGGCGCGGTTGGCGCGACGCTGATCCTGATGCTGTACCCGCAGTTGGAACCGGCGGAAGTCGCCGGTACCGATATTGCCTACGCGGTGCCGCTCACAGCCATTGCCGCGCTGGGCCATATCTGGCTCGAGACGGTGCACTGGGCACTGCTCGGCAGTCTGTTGATCGGCTCCCTGCCCGGGATCTGGCTGGGTGCGAAGCTCGCCCGTCATTTGCCCGAGCGCATCGTGCGCGGGGCGCTGGCGGCGACGCTGACGCTCACGGCAGTCAAGCTGGTCAGCTGACGCCACACATAGATAAGGAGTTCGCGCCATGCGAAACGAATCCCGCCGGGAACCCACCCCGGCCGCCGCGCCGTCGACTGTGGCCGATGCCGAGCATCAGGACATGGCGCTGCTCGACGACATGGAAGCCGTGCTGGCCGAGCGCCTCGCCCGTATTGCCGCGTCGCATCGTCACGTGAAGTTCGCGAGCAGCCTTGCCGCGGAAGACATGCTGATCACGCACGTGATCCTGCGCCAGCAACTGCCGATTACGGTCTTCACGCTCAATACCGGACGTCTGCACGCCGAGACCGTGGGCATGATCGACAAGATCAAGGCGAGCTATGGCTACGACGTCGTGCAGTACGCACCGCAGGCCGACGCCGTCGAGCAATACGTTGCCGATCACGGCGCGAACGCATTCTACGAAAGCGTCGATCTGCGCAAGGCGTGCTGTCAGATCCGCAAGGTCGAGCCGCTCGGCCGCGCGCTGGCCGATGCCGATGCGTGGCTGACGGGACAACGTCGCGAGCAGTCGATCACGCGTGGCGAGCTCGCCTTCGCGGAGCAGGACGACGCGCGCGGCATCGCCAAGTACAACCCGCTGTTCGACTGGACGGAAGCGCAGGTCTGGGCCTACCTGACCGCGCGCGACGTGCCGGTCAACCCGCTGCATGCCCGTGGCTATCCGAGCATCGGCTGCGAGCCGTGCACGCGGGCCATTCGTCCCGGCGAAGACAGCCGGGCGGGACGCTGGTGGTGGGAGTCGCGCGACAGCAAGGAATGCGGGCTGCACGCGAGCAACCTGAGCAAGATCCCGGTGTCGGTGCAGTCGAGCTGATCGCCGCAGCACCGCCCGCAGGGCAACTGAATGGAAGACGATGTGTGCGCCGGACCGAATGCGGCGGCACATCGGAGCAGACCGAATCTCGAAAAAACTCGGAATCGTCAAGGAAGGGAACATTATGGGTGCGATGCACGAAGTCGCGCAGGCCAATGGCTCGCGAATGGATCATCTGGACTGGCTCGAAGCCGAATCGATGTACATCCTGCGTGAGGTCGTGGCGGAGTGCCGCAAGCCCGCGCTGCTGTTCTCTGGCGGCAAGGACTCGGTCGTGGTGCTGCATCTGGCGCTCAAGGCGTTCGGTCTCGGCCCGAACCGCAAGACCCAACTGCCGTTCCCGCTGGTGCATATCGACACGGGGCATAACTACCCGGAAGTGATCGAATTCCGCGACCGTCACGCCAGGGCGCTGGGCGCCGAACTGGTCGTGGGGCATGTGGAAGACTCGATTGCCCGCGGCACGGTGCGCCTGCGTCGCGAGAACGATTCGCGTAACGCCGCGCAAGCCGTCACGCTGCTCGAGACGATCGACGAATACGGTTACGACGCCATGATCGGCGGCGCCCGCCGCGACGAGGAAAAGGCGCGTGCGAAAGAGCGCATCTTCTCGTTCCGCGACGAATTCGGTCAGTGGGATCCGAAGGCGCAGCGCCCGGAATTGTGGCATCTGTTCAACGCCCGTCTGCACAAGGGCGAGCACCTGCGCGTGTTCCCGATTTCCAACTGGACGGAACTGGACGTGTGGCAGTACATCGCTCGCGAGAACCTCGATCTGCCGTCGATCTATTACTCGCACGAGCGGGAAATCGTGCGTCGCAACGGCTTGCTCGTGCCGGTCACGCCGCTTACGCCCAAGCAGGACGGCGAGTCGAGCGAACTGGCGCAGGTGCGCTTCCGTACCGTGGGCGACATCAGTTGCACGTGCCCGGTGGCCAGCGTGGCGTCGAGCCCGGTGGAGATCATTGCCGAGACGGCGGTGACGGACATCACCGAGCGCGGGGCCACGCGCATGGACGACCAGACGTCCGAGGCGGCGATGGAGCAACGCAAGAAGCAAGGGTACTTCTGATTTGACGCTCGCCGGCACACGGCAGCGGCCATCGGACCCACGTTCAGAGACACCGGCTCGCAGGGTGACGCAACGTCGCCGCCCCGAGCCACGCAATCGAGTTGAAAAGATCATGAGCCTCACCCCGCATCAGGAAGACCTCGGCGTGCTGCGTTTCATCACGGCAGGCAGCGTCGACGACGGCAAGAGCACGCTGATCGGCCGTTTGCTGTACGACAGCAAGTCGGTGCTGACCGACCAGCTGTCTGCCCTCGCACGCGCCAAGCACAAGCGCACCGCCGGCGAAGACATCGATTTCTCGCTGCTCACCGACGGTCTCGAAGCCGAGCGCGAACAGGGCATCACCATCGACGTTGCCTATCGCTACTTCACCACGGCGCGTCGCAAGTTCATCATTGCCGATACGCCGGGCCACGAACAGTACACGCGCAACATGGTCACCGGCGCGTCGACGGCGCATGCCGCCATCATTCTGGTCGACGCCACGCGTGTGACCGAGGTGGACGGCCGCACCGAACTGCTCGCGCAGACCAAGCGCCACAGCGCCATTGTGAAGCTGCTGGGTTTGCAGCACGTGATCGTCGCGATCAACAAGATGGACCTGATCGATTACAGCGAAACGGCGTTCAACAATATTCGCGCGGCTTACCTGGAGCTCGCACAGCGCCTCGGCCTGCAAGACGTGCGCTTCGTGCCGGTCTCCGCGCTCAAGGGGGATAACATCGTGTACGCGAGCGAGCGTATGCCGTGGTATCAGGATGAACCGCTGCTCGACGTGCTCGAATCGCTGCCGGTCACGCAAACGGGGGGAGAACTTCGCTTCCCGGTGCAACTGGTGGCGCGTCAGGACGGTGCGCATGCCGACGACTTCCGTGGCTACATGGGCCGCGTGGAATCGGGGTCGGTGCGCGTTGGACAGTCGCTGCGCGTGCTGCCTGCCGGTCGCACGGCGAGCGTTGCGGAAATCGTCGGTCCGCGCGGCTTGCTCGAAGAAGCGTTCGCCGGACAATGCGTCACGATCCGTCTGACGGAGGACGTGGACATCTCGCGTGGCGACACGTTCGTCGCAGCCGATTCGGTACTGGAGCCATCGCGCAAGCTGGCCGCCGATGTGTGCTGGTTCGACGAAGATGCGCTCGCGCCCCAGCGCAAGTACCTGCTCAAGCAGGCGACCAGCACGGTGTACGTGAAGGTCGGTAGCGTCGACACGGTGCTCGACGTGAGCACGCTCTCGCATGGCACGGACAAGACGACGCTCGCCATGAACGATATCGGTCGCGTGCAACTGACCCTTCAGAAGCCGGTCGCCGCCGACACATACGACGCCAACCCGGCCACGGGCGCGTTCGTGCTGATCGACGAAGCGACGCACCACACGGTCGCCGCCGGCATGATTCGCGCACTGGCGGCCTGAGCATGCCGGGCAAGGTCTATCTCGTGGGTGCTGGCCCGGGCGCTGCCGATCTGATCACGGTGCGCGGCGCGCGCCTGCTCGCGCAGGCGGAGGTGGTGCTTCACGACGCGCTGGTCGAGCCCGAAATGCTCGCATTGTGCCCGCAGGCAAAGCTTGTTGCCGTGGGCAAGCGCTGCGGCAAGCTCTCGAGCGCGCAGCAGTTCATCAACAAGCAACTGATCGATCATGCGCGCACGCACGCGCTGGTCGTGCGCCTGAAGGGCGGTGACCCGATGCTGTTCGGTCGCGCGGACGAGGAGTTGCGTGCGCTCGAGGCCGCCGGTATCGAGGTCGAGGTGGTGCCGGGTATCACGGCGGCGCTCGCCAGTGCCGCGTCGCTGGGCCGCTCGCTCACGTTGCGCGGCGTGTCGCGCAGCGTGGCGTTCGTCACGCAAAGCCGTGCGCCCGGTTCGCCGGATATCGAGGCCGATGCCCGGGCCGATTCTCTGGTCTATTACATGGGGCGCGACGCTGCGGCGACCATCGCTGCCGGGCTGATCGACGCAGGCAAGTCGCCCGCCACCCCGGTGGCTATCGTCGAGTCGGTGACCACGCCGCGCGAGCGCCACACCGCCATGACGCTCGGCGAATTGCGCGACGGCGTGGCGGCCCAGTGGTTCGATGGCTCGCAACCCAGTGTGATTCTGGTCGGCGAGGCGTTTGCGCAGGCCGCCGCGACGCCCGCACAGGATGCCCACCACGCCCATGACGCCGATCACGCGCACCCGGCAGGAAAGCGGCGGGTTCCCGCCGCCGCATAACCCCATCTATCGGATATCGCGCAACGACCGGAACTCGCGGCTTTCGGCGAGGGGCTCGCGGTCGTCTGGCGACACGCCGCGCCAGTCGTTGCGCCCCGTGCCTGCCCAACGGAACGTATCGAGCGCCTTGGCTGCCGCGTTGTAGGCATTGCCCAGGGTGTTGCCCAGCTGCTCGCGGCCGGTGTTGAAAACGTTGACGATCGTTCCGGCGAAGTTGCCGATGGAAATGAACGTGCCAGACCCGGTTTGCGCCGCGTTGCTCTCCATTTCCGGCATTTCCCGCATCGGCATTTTGTCGGGGGCGTCGGGCGCCTGCCTCACGGAGCGACTCACCGGCGGGGGATTGGTCGTGCTGGCGGATGTCGTGCTCGGTCGACGCGGCAGTCGCTCTCCGCGTAGCGCGGGCAGGGCGACATCCTTGACGCTCAGGCCGTCGGGCCGGCTATTGATCGCCTGTACCATGCGTTTCAATGCGCCTTCGAAGTCGGCCGAAGCCCCATACAGATACTCCACGTGTTCGATAATCTCATCGAACACTTCGGGTTCGTTCAGCGCGTGCGCATCCGCCTGACGGTGGATTTTGGCGGTCGCGCACCAGTAAGCCACATGAGGTATTTCCTCCTCATTGGTTTCGAGCGCTTGAGAAGTGGCACACCCGTAAAATCCGGGTGCTGCACCATCGAAATAACCGCTATCGATGTTTTTCAGCGATTCGAACGCGTGGGACATGGCGTGTGCCACCGGGGGCATTGCAGCCGTGGTGGCAAATGCCGGAGCGGCGACTGGCCAACTGGCGGGCGCAGGTATGTACATGATGAGAACCCTTTTCAGATAAGGCATGCGTGTCGGTGGGGACGCCCGCCATTCGCCCGATGGAAACATCGCCATGACCCTTCGCGTCCCTGTGCACAGTTTGCGTCTGGCGAGGGTGGGCGGACTTCCAGAAACCGGGCGTCGATCGCAAGGCGAGCTTTGTCCCGTCTTGCTCGTCCCGAACGACAACGATGCCAGTCAGAGGTAGAGTGCGTCGCGCACCGGTACGAGTTCGTTGAGGTCGCGCAGCAACTCGGCTTCACCCAGTCGCACGATGTCGATTTCGCGGGTGTCGACCGCCAAGGTCCTGCCTTGACTCACCAGCGCATACACGCGCGACATGGCATTGAGGTGCGAGCGCAGCATGTGAAGCACGCTCGCATAGTCGTGGTGCACGACGATGCCGAACTCCGGGTCGAAGAAGTAGTATTGCGCAGGACCGACGGTGAGAAAGCGTCGGCCGAGCAGTAACGTACGCACGCCGGCCGTCATTTCGTAAGCGCGGGGCGTGGTCTGTTCTCCTTCGAACAGCGTATCGAGCGTTTGTACGCCCATCGCCAGTGACGGTGGACTCAGGTAGCGAATCGTCATGCTCCCCAACTGGCCGAGGTCGGACATGAATCGTGCCGATACGGTGGTGACGCCTCGGGCGAGTGTGTTGTAGACGCCGATCATGCCCTCGACCGGATACTGCGGCGGGACCAACGTGCAACCCCGCAGCAATCCTGTTCGCACGTTGGCGAGGTAAGTTCTCGCGCGCTGGGTGATCCCGAGAAAGACCGCGCCCAGTCGCGCCGCGTCGTCCGCAAGCGGGCTGGGCACGATCAAGGCGCTGGCGTCTGCGCCGTTCTGCAGAAAATCGACGCGCCCCGCGAGGGTGCCCAGCGTTTCGGGGTCCGTGATGGTCACATCCAGGAAGTCGAGCTTTCGAAGGCGCAAATGCCAGGTGAGCGGCATGCCGTCTCCCGGCGATGCAACGCTCGTGACCGCCTTGCGCGCGCGCTCGAAGACGGGGTTGCGCTTGTCGCGCAACGCGTCGTAGCGCGCCCGGAACCCCTCGTCGATGCGCCAGGCCACATGGGGATCGTCGAATGTCGGGGGGGCATGGTCGGCCTGTGTCACCACATGCCATTCGCCCGAGGGCGACAGACGCAGGAAGGGCGCGTCGGCTTTCGCGCTTTCCGCGAGGGCGCGTCGCTCCATGCGGAAGAAGCCGGTGGCCGGGTCCAACCGCACATAGGCGCGGGTTTCGGAATCGATGCCCGCGTAGAATCGCCCGCCGACCCGGTGCAGGCCGAGAATCAACTGCTCTTGCGCGCGAGGCGCCTCCGAGACGAAGTACCTGAAGCGAGGGTCTCGCGTGACCCAGAGCCATGCCTTGAACCGCACCGCCGCAAGCCCTTGCGCACCGATGGCCGAGAGAACCGATTGCCAGCTCTGCTGGAATACGGCCTGATCGTTCGTCAACAGGCCGACGCCCATGCCGGCGGTGCCGATCGTCAGGTCTGCGGTGGAGTACACGAAGCTGATTGGCCGCGCGAAGGGCATGAACCACGTAGCCACGCCCAAGGCCAGATCGACTTTCGAGAACATGCCCATGAGATCCAGCAACGGACGCGAGGCGTTCGTGTCTGCGGCGCCGGACCGATGCTGGTGCTGACGCATTTCGTATGCCGAGGCCACGGCAGTGAAGGTATCGGGTAGCGTGGTATCCCGTTGCCCCTGCGCGTCCAGCCGGGCGGATTCGTGCCACATGGGGTCGCTCGGCGGCGTGTCCCTGAGCGTCGAGGTGATGCGCGCACGAGTCGTTTGGTTGCGCATCTGCGCGTCGAACCAGTCGCTCAGTTGCGCCCGACTGTCGAAGCCGATCACGCGCAAGCCTTCGGCGAACGGCGCGATCAACAGACAAGCGGGCCGCCCGGCGACGGAAACTTGCATGAGCGTCGTCGTCATTCCGCCGACGCACAGCCATTCCCGCTCCACGGCCGGCGAGCCGATTTCGCGCGCCAGTTCTTCCGTGCTCAGACGCGCCAATTCGATAGGCCCGGCAACTCGCGCAGCAATATGGACCTGCTCCACGGGCATCTTCCGTTGGGCGCGATCGAGCCAGACCTGCGCGATGAACTCGGACTTGAGAACCTTTCTAACATTGCCGCGCGACGTGTTCCAGAACTGCGTGCGGGCGTTGTCGATTTGCTGGCGCAAGGCGTTCATCGATGTCTTGTCGAGGACATCCCTGAGCAGCACGCCATGACCGGTTGCCGAGTGCTTGCCGCGCACGAAGTTGAACTTGCCGAGCGCGTCCTGTGTGAGCAACGGCAGGTCTTGCAGTTCCTGTGCGAGCACCGATTCGCGAATTACGAGATCGCTGAGCGACTGGGCCTGTCGCCGTGCCGTCTTCACGTAGATCCGATCGGGATCGCTTGGTGCGAGACCCGCCTGTGTCAGACGGCTGACGAGGTGCGTGCGAGTGAGTTCGGGCACGTTCGGGATTGCCGCAGACAAGCGCAGGCGCAGGGTTTCCACATGCGCGAGCTTGCGAAGGTCGCTTAACGACACACTGATCGGCTGTCCCGGCAATGTCGTGCCGGCGCGCATGCAGCGCTGACGATATTGATGGACGCCTTGTTCTGTTTCGACGGTCCCCGCGCCGGATAGCCACGCCCGATATTGGTCGATGCGCGCCGCCGTGTCGCGATCCGCCGCCGCCAGTGTGCCGTCGGCGCTCAGGGTGGCGAGGGTCGCCTGAGACGCGATCTGGATCGGTTGGCGCTTGTCTTCACGCACGAGGGTTGCGGTCGATGTGCCGTTGGCGGCAAGCCGACGCATCGATAGCGGTAGGCGTTCACACAGCGTGGTACGCACGCCGAGATGGTCGCCCTCGATGTCGTCGAGCAATGCCCGAGGCGACGCGTAGGCACGCCATGCAGCGGTGTCGCCCTGAAGATAGAGGAGCGTGGCGCCATTGCCGGACGGCTCGCCAATGACGCATGTGCCCGCGGGTGTCGCCTCGTGATCCCGGCCATCGGCAGCAATCGTGAGTGTGAGTCGATGCGCGACGAATAACGCGCCTGAGGGATCGTTCGAGAAGGAGAGGTTCGAGAGCGCGGCGTTACCCAGATAGAAGGCCTTACTGGAGATCAGTCCGTTGTTGTACGCCACCGTCAGGTCGCTGATGGCAAGCGCGTTGCTGAGGACCTCGGTGAGGCTGGCGCCCAACGCGGTCATAAGCGCCGGTGGCGCTTGCCACATTCGCGTCGCACGTTCCTCGCACGTGATGCGCCATTTGCCGACGATCTCATCGAACCTTGCCGCCGCCATGATCGTCGGTGTTTCGTAAATTGCACCGGCGGCGGTCCTGGTGCAGACATCGAAACTGTCGCCGTGCGCCGGTGCGGTGATGTTCAGACGCCCGGCGCGGATCTGCCCGGCGGCCTCGGGCAGCGTCCAGTAGGTAACGAGCTTGGTGCGCCGACCGTCGTTCAACGGTCTGTGCTGCCGCAGTCTGAGTTGCGAGAGCGTCTGATCGGCGAACTCCGTCGCGTTCTCGAGGAGTCGGTCGAGCAGTTCGCGCTCGCTGGGGGGCGGGAAGAAACTCAGCAAGGGCAAAAACGACGCGTGAAGCTCCCGGTGCGTTGCCGCACGATGTCGCCACGCGTTCGCCGTGTCGATCAGACTTTGCATCTCCGGCGAGGCGCGCATGTCGGGCAGGCCGGACGCGGGGCGCGCCTCGCCTGCCCGTGCGATGACGATCGGCGGGATGGCCGGCAGGTAGGCGGCGTCCGCAAGGGGTAGGCCGAGCGATGAAAACGACAGTAAACGCGCCAGTGCATCATGCATCCGTCCCGGGACGCCGGCAGCGCCCGTGACGATCTCGTCGAATGCCAGGGAGGCGGTTTGCGTGAGCCGTTCGAGGATCGTGACTTCCGGGGAATCGGCGGGTACGGGGAGTGAGCCGATCTCCAAGAGGTCATCGCGCAACGCAGGATCGGGGTCGAATGCCGGACGTGATGTACGGTGCCACCCCGCAAGTCTTTCCGGCGCTCCGGAGTGAACCAGCGTTGTCCCGTAAAGCAGCCCCAGCAGGTACCCGGTCTTTCCGCAGTGCGTGAAGTCGAGCGATGGGCCCTGGGCTGGCGCGTCGTGACCGTCCGGCAGGAAGCGAACCGGGCGAACCGGGCGAGCGCCTGCGGAAGGGCACGCGCCGCTGCCCAGCAGAAGAAACGCCTTCCATTGTTCGATGAGCCATGGACGCCAGCCGCAAAAGTAACGCCCCCAAGCACTGCCGTATCCCATCGAGTTTAGGGCGACGTCGGTCAGTCGGCCTATCGAGCGCCGCAGGTCATTCGACGTGGACTCGCTCAGAAGCCGGTCACATACCTCTTGCACGCTTTGCCACGGCAAACGGTTAGCGAGTGCCGCGGGCAAGAGGCTCAAGAGCGGTGCGGCCAGCTTTGGCTCCATGTCGAAGCGCTCGGCAAAGCGCGCGATGATCGTGTCGTCGAGCGATTCCAGGTCCTGCCCGCCTACGCCCGTTTCAATGAGCGCCAGCATGAGGCCCAGCGCCGGCCCGGCTTCGGGCGACTCATCGAGAAGCGCGCAGGCGTGCGTGGCAATGCTGCCGAAGTGTTCGGCGGCAGCGCGCATGGCGAGCCGCCCCGTATCGATCTCCGCAGTGCGCAGGTGAGACGTCGGTTCCCACGTCGTGGACGTTTGCGTCGCGCTTGTCACCATGCCAGACCCCCATCGGAAAAGGGACTACCGTGCAGCGTTACGGGGCCGACGTGGCTGATCGAGCTGATCAAACGCCAATGCGCGCCGGTCGCGAGGCACAAGTCTGTGTGGCTGGCAGGGGTGGCGACTTGCAGATTGTGTCCAAATCACGCTGGGCGTGGAGATGGGGAAAGGGCTTGGAGGGGAGGGGAGGGAAGGGGCGGAAGGGGCGATGGAGACGAGATCGCTGAACGGGCGGCCCGGAATGGCCTTCAGCCCCGCACAACCTCGTTGGCGCAGTACGATGCGAGCGCCTGAAGGACCGTGTCGTCTTCGCCGACGGCAGCGCTCAGGTGCAGCGTGATGCCGGGATGCGCGCTGCGGCATGCGTCGGCGAGCACGGGGAGATCGCGTCGGACATGTCCGCCCTGTCCGAGGAATACCGGCACGACGGTCACGTCGTCGCAGCCCTGCGAAACGAGGGCGGCAACGGCATCGGCCAGACCGGGTGTCATCAGTTCCAGAAACGCGAGGCAGACGATGGCATCGGGGCGCTGCGCGACCACCTTGTCGCGCAGGCGCTCGAACGGCTCGGCCCAGCGCGGGTCGCGCGAGCCATGGGCGAAGAGAACGACGCCGGGTTTGCCGCTCATCGACATGACCTCAATGCTTGTCCACCCAGCGCAACGCCCCGATGGCGAGCACCAGATAGAGCAACGACGGTAACGCCGCGGTGAACCACGCTGGCCAAGTGTTGAGCAACCCGAGGTGCGAGAACAGATTGTTGAGCAACTGGAAGCTCATGCCGAGCATGATCCCGCCGAACACCTTCAGGCCGATGGCCCCGGCACGCGCGTGCAGGTAGGCGAACGGCAAGGCCAGCGCCATCATCACGAACACGGCGAACGGATACAGCAGTTTTTGCCAGAGCGCGAGGTTGTAGCGGTCGGTGTTCTGCTGATTTTCCTTCAGGTGGCCGATGTAGCGGTACAGGCTGCCGATGGCCATGTTGTCGGGCGACACCATCAGCACCGACAGGATTTGCGGCGTCAGCTCGGAGCGCATCTGCACGGAGTCGATATGCACCTGTTTGCTCTGCACGAGCGCACGCAGCGGATCGCTGCTGGTGGTCGCGTCCGCCGTTGCCGTGAAGACCGTCTCGGACACGTCCGTCAACTTCCAGAAATTCGGCGCATCGAACTGTCCCAGCTTGGCCAGACGCACACTGTCGAGCCGCAACTTGTCGTCGAACTCGTAGATGCGCACATTGGCGATCGAGTTGTCCGGATTGAGGGTGCCCACGTTAATGAAGCGGGTCACGCGCTGGCCGTCCTGATCGACCGTGTCCTTGACCCAAACGCCGGAACGAAA harbors:
- a CDS encoding sulfite exporter TauE/SafE family protein; the protein is MSLWLEPLSGLGVGLLVGLTGVGGGSLMTPLLTLVLGYAAPVAVGTDLAFAAITKSFGTLAHRSHGHVKWHIVRRLALGAVPAALVAILFLKHLGGIDEVALHVIKLTIAASVLLTVLSLLFRARLLATLRAHPNWQLTGRPQAVATVVVGALLGGLVTISSIGAGAVGATLILMLYPQLEPAEVAGTDIAYAVPLTAIAALGHIWLETVHWALLGSLLIGSLPGIWLGAKLARHLPERIVRGALAATLTLTAVKLVS
- the cysD gene encoding sulfate adenylyltransferase subunit CysD — its product is MGAMHEVAQANGSRMDHLDWLEAESMYILREVVAECRKPALLFSGGKDSVVVLHLALKAFGLGPNRKTQLPFPLVHIDTGHNYPEVIEFRDRHARALGAELVVGHVEDSIARGTVRLRRENDSRNAAQAVTLLETIDEYGYDAMIGGARRDEEKARAKERIFSFRDEFGQWDPKAQRPELWHLFNARLHKGEHLRVFPISNWTELDVWQYIARENLDLPSIYYSHEREIVRRNGLLVPVTPLTPKQDGESSELAQVRFRTVGDISCTCPVASVASSPVEIIAETAVTDITERGATRMDDQTSEAAMEQRKKQGYF
- a CDS encoding sirohydrochlorin chelatase, whose protein sequence is MSGKPGVVLFAHGSRDPRWAEPFERLRDKVVAQRPDAIVCLAFLELMTPGLADAVAALVSQGCDDVTVVPVFLGQGGHVRRDLPVLADACRSAHPGITLHLSAAVGEDDTVLQALASYCANEVVRG
- the lptG gene encoding LPS export ABC transporter permease LptG; translated protein: MRVYEKYFARQIYLAFLFVLLAFVGLFVFFDLVSELGDVGRGGYRFQHALAYVLLFAPQRMYEIIPVASLIAAIYVCAQLAGNSEFTIFRVSGLSTGQALRSLLKIGLPVVLITFGIGEYIAPNAEQLAQKIRLEALGSSVSAGFRSGVWVKDTVDQDGQRVTRFINVGTLNPDNSIANVRIYEFDDKLRLDSVRLAKLGQFDAPNFWKLTDVSETVFTATADATTSSDPLRALVQSKQVHIDSVQMRSELTPQILSVLMVSPDNMAIGSLYRYIGHLKENQQNTDRYNLALWQKLLYPFAVFVMMALALPFAYLHARAGAIGLKVFGGIMLGMSFQLLNNLFSHLGLLNTWPAWFTAALPSLLYLVLAIGALRWVDKH
- a CDS encoding dermonecrotic toxin domain-containing protein codes for the protein MVTSATQTSTTWEPTSHLRTAEIDTGRLAMRAAAEHFGSIATHACALLDESPEAGPALGLMLALIETGVGGQDLESLDDTIIARFAERFDMEPKLAAPLLSLLPAALANRLPWQSVQEVCDRLLSESTSNDLRRSIGRLTDVALNSMGYGSAWGRYFCGWRPWLIEQWKAFLLLGSGACPSAGARPVRPVRFLPDGHDAPAQGPSLDFTHCGKTGYLLGLLYGTTLVHSGAPERLAGWHRTSRPAFDPDPALRDDLLEIGSLPVPADSPEVTILERLTQTASLAFDEIVTGAAGVPGRMHDALARLLSFSSLGLPLADAAYLPAIPPIVIARAGEARPASGLPDMRASPEMQSLIDTANAWRHRAATHRELHASFLPLLSFFPPPSERELLDRLLENATEFADQTLSQLRLRQHRPLNDGRRTKLVTYWTLPEAAGQIRAGRLNITAPAHGDSFDVCTRTAAGAIYETPTIMAAARFDEIVGKWRITCEERATRMWQAPPALMTALGASLTEVLSNALAISDLTVAYNNGLISSKAFYLGNAALSNLSFSNDPSGALFVAHRLTLTIAADGRDHEATPAGTCVIGEPSGNGATLLYLQGDTAAWRAYASPRALLDDIEGDHLGVRTTLCERLPLSMRRLAANGTSTATLVREDKRQPIQIASQATLATLSADGTLAAADRDTAARIDQYRAWLSGAGTVETEQGVHQYRQRCMRAGTTLPGQPISVSLSDLRKLAHVETLRLRLSAAIPNVPELTRTHLVSRLTQAGLAPSDPDRIYVKTARRQAQSLSDLVIRESVLAQELQDLPLLTQDALGKFNFVRGKHSATGHGVLLRDVLDKTSMNALRQQIDNARTQFWNTSRGNVRKVLKSEFIAQVWLDRAQRKMPVEQVHIAARVAGPIELARLSTEELAREIGSPAVEREWLCVGGMTTTLMQVSVAGRPACLLIAPFAEGLRVIGFDSRAQLSDWFDAQMRNQTTRARITSTLRDTPPSDPMWHESARLDAQGQRDTTLPDTFTAVASAYEMRQHQHRSGAADTNASRPLLDLMGMFSKVDLALGVATWFMPFARPISFVYSTADLTIGTAGMGVGLLTNDQAVFQQSWQSVLSAIGAQGLAAVRFKAWLWVTRDPRFRYFVSEAPRAQEQLILGLHRVGGRFYAGIDSETRAYVRLDPATGFFRMERRALAESAKADAPFLRLSPSGEWHVVTQADHAPPTFDDPHVAWRIDEGFRARYDALRDKRNPVFERARKAVTSVASPGDGMPLTWHLRLRKLDFLDVTITDPETLGTLAGRVDFLQNGADASALIVPSPLADDAARLGAVFLGITQRARTYLANVRTGLLRGCTLVPPQYPVEGMIGVYNTLARGVTTVSARFMSDLGQLGSMTIRYLSPPSLAMGVQTLDTLFEGEQTTPRAYEMTAGVRTLLLGRRFLTVGPAQYYFFDPEFGIVVHHDYASVLHMLRSHLNAMSRVYALVSQGRTLAVDTREIDIVRLGEAELLRDLNELVPVRDALYL
- the cobA gene encoding uroporphyrinogen-III C-methyltransferase, translated to MPGKVYLVGAGPGAADLITVRGARLLAQAEVVLHDALVEPEMLALCPQAKLVAVGKRCGKLSSAQQFINKQLIDHARTHALVVRLKGGDPMLFGRADEELRALEAAGIEVEVVPGITAALASAASLGRSLTLRGVSRSVAFVTQSRAPGSPDIEADARADSLVYYMGRDAAATIAAGLIDAGKSPATPVAIVESVTTPRERHTAMTLGELRDGVAAQWFDGSQPSVILVGEAFAQAAATPAQDAHHAHDADHAHPAGKRRVPAAA
- a CDS encoding phosphoadenylyl-sulfate reductase, with amino-acid sequence MALLDDMEAVLAERLARIAASHRHVKFASSLAAEDMLITHVILRQQLPITVFTLNTGRLHAETVGMIDKIKASYGYDVVQYAPQADAVEQYVADHGANAFYESVDLRKACCQIRKVEPLGRALADADAWLTGQRREQSITRGELAFAEQDDARGIAKYNPLFDWTEAQVWAYLTARDVPVNPLHARGYPSIGCEPCTRAIRPGEDSRAGRWWWESRDSKECGLHASNLSKIPVSVQSS
- a CDS encoding sulfate adenylyltransferase subunit 1 — its product is MSLTPHQEDLGVLRFITAGSVDDGKSTLIGRLLYDSKSVLTDQLSALARAKHKRTAGEDIDFSLLTDGLEAEREQGITIDVAYRYFTTARRKFIIADTPGHEQYTRNMVTGASTAHAAIILVDATRVTEVDGRTELLAQTKRHSAIVKLLGLQHVIVAINKMDLIDYSETAFNNIRAAYLELAQRLGLQDVRFVPVSALKGDNIVYASERMPWYQDEPLLDVLESLPVTQTGGELRFPVQLVARQDGAHADDFRGYMGRVESGSVRVGQSLRVLPAGRTASVAEIVGPRGLLEEAFAGQCVTIRLTEDVDISRGDTFVAADSVLEPSRKLAADVCWFDEDALAPQRKYLLKQATSTVYVKVGSVDTVLDVSTLSHGTDKTTLAMNDIGRVQLTLQKPVAADTYDANPATGAFVLIDEATHHTVAAGMIRALAA